The following coding sequences lie in one Xylocopa sonorina isolate GNS202 chromosome 7, iyXylSono1_principal, whole genome shotgun sequence genomic window:
- the Bsh gene encoding brain-specific homeobox translates to MQSTCQQQQAQPGQNGTSASRTSFLIEDILSRGTAPPHSHHQLHHQHLTSNHGVQHQQYQQFASLLPGYPSAPPTAAFFLGPLFGNTAMGVGVVPGVSELAALKHCRRRKARTVFSDQQLAGLEARFEVQRYLSTPERVELAAALHLSETQVKTWFQNRRMKHKKQLRKLSTSAGSNGNQNSNQQCTGQSVSVTSPAERPVDFSLNGGRESRASSDAPVDSDDDEIDVLGDETPSPTRTTNVHVSRRSGSPTSFHQITHPHSVSLSLQPQHGQTIQRQHR, encoded by the exons ATGCAGTCGACTTGCCAGCAACAACAGGCTCAGCCAGGTCAGAACGGAACATCCGCCAGCAGAACTTCGTTTTTGATCGAGGACATCCTGAGTCGTGGCACTGCTCCGCCGCATTCTCATCACCAACTCCACCATCAACATCTGACGTCGAATCACGGAGTACAGCATCAACAATACCAGCAGTTCGCCAGCTTGTTGCCCGGCTATCCATCAGCACCGCCTACGGCAGCTTTCTTCCTGGGACCACTTTTCGGTAACACCGCGATGGGGGTCGGTGTGGTGCCGGGGGTTAGTGAACTTGCGGCCTTGAAGCATTGCCGTCGACGGAAGGCGCGAACA GTGTTCAGTGACCAACAATTAGCGGGTTTGGAAGCTAGATTCGAGGTGCAGAGGTACCTAAGTACGCCGGAAAGGGTCGAGCTTGCGGCGGCCCTTCACCTCTCGGAAACGCAAGTGAAAACGTGGTTTCAAAACCGACGGATGAAGCACAAGAAACAATTGAGGAAATTGAGCACCAGCGCGGGAAGCAACGGCAATCAGAATTCCAATCAGCAATGCACCGGTCAATCCGTATCGGTTACATCACCGGCTG AACGACCAGTGGATTTCTCGCTGAACGGTGGCCGGGAATCACGGGCGAGCAGTGACGCACCCGTGGACTCCGACGACGACGAGATCGACGTTCTGGGCGACGAGACACCATCGCCAACGCGGACTACCAATGTCCACGTCTCCAGACGATCTGGTTCCCCGACGAGTTTCCACCAGATCACGCACCCCCATTCGGTTAGCTTGTCCCTTCAACCGCAACACGGGCAAACGATTCAACGTCAACATCGCTGA
- the LOC143425400 gene encoding tsukushi — MDYWLLVIFVFALSTVECLEVAKADVPVFRTLTTPLDPENGSKTKKADVPNMCTVCSCTDGIIDCGNRNLTNLLDNYQWPNRTIKEISFKKNLLVHVTPLPRVEVWKLSLRENQIIKIDNRAFKPLINLTELDLSQNELTGDILSPAVFEGKFSKTAYEPLAKLVVLNLSHNMIRSLHQDFFEHMPNLKTLNVSGNLFSTIDRRTTLAINSLPFLEELDLSYCSLKTLSDFSSSKYLKKLDLSGNQLTSPPIILERASNLRILYLDENPIQIINHMHPFPRMPKLKELSLCCMPHLTIVGKGAFSDMPVLEHLRVQNCPKLESIDEYALTTESSSGASLWPPIKKLDLSDNALRYLPQLFVARWDWLEELDLMNNKWSCDCDNQYLIGTIVPKYLTKLMDDSINSLTCATPPEHAGKTLLSLSNRTLRCLDLNGARPEKDATILIGMLLGLLLAIPVCLTIFVFWRRGYFFCGSQGPASFSRAFYKRAPDSGEI; from the exons ATGGATTACTGGCTGTTAGTGATTTTTGTATTCGCCCTTTCGACAGTTGAATGTCTAGAAGTGGCCAAAGCAGACGTTCCCGTATTTCGAACGCTTACGACCCCGTTAGATCCGGAAAATGGTTCGAAAACGAAGAAGGCAGATGTTCCAAACATGTGTACCGTATGCAGTTGCACAG ACGGAATCATAGACTGCGGTAACAGAAATTTGACGAACCTTCTTGACAATTATCAATGGCCGAACAGAACCATAAAGGAGATATCGTTCAAGAAAAACCTGCTCGTTCATGTGACACCTTTACCGAGAGTGGAAGTTTGGAAATTGTCCTTACGAGAGAACCAGATCATAAAAATCGATAACAGGGCGTTCAAACCGTTGATTAATCTCACTGAATTGGATTTGAGTCAGAACGAACTTACGGGAGATATTTTGTCACCTGCAGTGTTCGAG GGGAAGTTTTCAAAAACAGCCTACGAACCGTTAGCAAAGTTGGTGGTCTTAAATTTGTCTCATAATATGATCCGCTCGTTACATCAAGATTTTTTCGAACACATGCCGAACCTAAAAACGCTGAATGTTTCCGGGAATTTGTTTTCTACAATCGACAGGCGTACCACCTTGGCAATCAACTCTCTTCCATTTCTGGAAGAACTTGACCTGAGTTATTGTAGCTTGAAAACGCTCTCGGACTTTTCCTCGTCCAA GTACCTTAAAAAGCTGGACTTGAGCGGGAATCAATTGACATCTCCACCGATTATACTTGAAAGGGCATCGAATCTGAGGATTCTTTACTTGGATGAAAATCCGATTCAAATCATCAATCATATGCACCCGTTCCCACGCATGCCCAAGCTGAAAGAGTTAAGCCTCTGCTGCATGCCTCATTTGACGATTGTCGGAAAGGGGGCCTTTTCAGACATGCCGGTGCTCGAACACCTTCGAGTGCAAAATTGTCCAAAATTAGAGTCGATCGACGAGTACGCTCTTACCACAGAG TCGTCGTCTGGGGCGTCGCTGTGGCCGCCGATAAAGAAACTCGATTTATCGGATAACGCGCTGCGATATTTGCCTCAGTTATTCGTAGCAAGGTGGGACTGGCTCGAAGAATTGGATCTGATGAACAACAAATGGAGCTGCGATTGCGATAATCAATATCTG ATTGGCACGATAGTACCGAAGTACTTGACCAAGTTGATGGATGATAGCATCAATTCGCTCACCTGCGCGACACCGCCGGAGCACGCTGGGAAAACTCTGCTATCGTTGTCCAATCGAACGCTTCGCTGTTTGGACCTGAACGGAGCACGTCCGGAGAAAGACGCCACCATCCTGATAGGGATGTTACTCGGTCTGTTGCTCGCCATCCCTGTATGCCTGACGATCTTTGTCTTTTGGCGCCGTGGATATTTCTTCTGCGGTTCTCAAGGTCCGGCCAGCTTCTCGCGAGCCTTCTACAAAAGAGCCCCCGACAGCGGTGAAATTTGA